In one Takifugu flavidus isolate HTHZ2018 chromosome 9, ASM371156v2, whole genome shotgun sequence genomic region, the following are encoded:
- the znf185 gene encoding zinc finger protein 185 isoform X1 — protein MDGRIKKLPSEWRRRAHQPGVIAGRIHPAARNSEAERTPTSGFLIRGIFTKLDSPSSPTNSFSGSTQIIKKPSESYKKIAPHTVKSSTQNQESLLSEDEQQKRREAASSVLKKSAARQRSYVLSAAKKFESPHDASEPSLDQSNQAFVATRVEIIDDEIAGSATPTTVATTPQPKPRRIVSATSAEEEPAAPKKEATPEAGKEAPPLVPEKDPFEHMKPGCTKVDTPLPELSLECVQSADAGTKAEASQLSGQTDEALVKCPPAIPTLIPPVAAPPKAASPAPEAPAPVSTILKAPAPTPAVPEPTTQESTAPAVVVPESPTLVSSIPKSPTPTSPVPTTASTTPEPTAPALVNPHSPAAVSVNMVSPVPPSSVPESPASVSDIAESAIPNVVITETPAAVPVVLESPTPTSPVPESPAPVSTTPGSPTPTSPVPESPAPVVHTSESLVPSIQFLESPALVSTTPESPTPSSTVPKSSALVSNTSESLVSTILILESPASVSTTPDSPTSTSPILESQAAVSFVPVPPASAVTETTEKTEQEPSLNLSSRDDTLVALSDTLISFDTSTRRLNGIPSSKDDDPERETSPTAKHADDKRAEETPTPELSNCVAVTDDLLAFTSGPEEPPEPVPPSPGRWSQDLLADLGGESEETRGTLDLLADDVTFISTEAAGLNVEPEEEKQAADGMRSSTETVTTTTKTVIIIDKGRSTDPEPWSSNVTTTVVESSLADPFDPYPIGSTAPNSSADLLQPDSDIPINSVSTTYTVKKDPGTNMSSATLGTLADDIIPIDTGAARLSTRRSWARTWETGTAEQSQEAEAKDGDQKMFVMFERKSAENDSPWDRWTSPTVYTTTTEEEEEEEEEEEECDLPKDTQMETVTTITTIREIQSEREPAMDHYGSYSRTLIEEDQRLQTPSPEAKKPFVYVKEYINTTALSLHSASGSNYSSGSESSTCTYCGKLVGNDAKITIEHLNVNSHPHCFKCAVCSKPMGDLLDSMFIHAGKVNCESCYSRAFD, from the exons ATG GATGGCAGAATTAAGAAACTTCCGTCAGAATGGAGACGACGCGCCCACCAGCCCGGTGTCATCGCCGGCCGAATCCACCCAGCCGCCCGCAATTCTGAGGCTGAAAG AACTCCAACCTCAGGCTTCCTGATCAG AGGCATTTTCACCAAACTAGACTCTCCTTCCTCACCGACCAACAGCTTCAG TGGATCGACACAAATCATCAAGAAACCCTCCGAGAGCTACAAGAAAAT AGCCCCCCACACTGTGAAGTCCTCCACACAAAACCAGGAATCCCTGCTTAGCGAGGACGAGCAGCAGAAAAG GAGGGAGGCAGCCAGCAGTGTTCTGAAGAAATCTGCAGCCAGGCAGCGATCGTATGTGCTGTCGGCAGCTAAGAAGTTTGA gtCCCCACATGATGCATCTGAACCATCACTGGACCAAAGCAATCAAGCCTTTGTGGCTACAAG GGTGGAGATAATTGATGACGAGATCGCTGGAAGTGCCACGCCCACAACTGTGGCCACCACACCCCAGCCCAAGCCAAGACGAAT AGTCAGCGCCACATCGGCGGAGGAAGAGCCAGCAGCCCCAAAGAAAGAAGCCACCCCAGAGGCGGGTAAAGAAGCCCCCCCTCTGGTGCCCGAAAAAGACCCATTTGAACACATGAAACCAGGCTGCACCAAAGTGGACACCCCGCTGCCTGAACTCAGCCTGGAGTGTGTTCAATCAGCCGACGCCGGGACAAAAGCTGAAGCCTCACAGCTTTCTGGACAAACTGACGAAGCTCTGGTCAAATGCCCCCCAGCGATCCCAACTCTAATACCACCTGTTGCAGCTCCCCCCAAAGCTGCCTCACCTGCCCCAGAAGCCCCCGCTCCTGTGTCTACCATCCTGAAGGCTCCAGCCCCAACCCCAGCTGTCCCAGAACCTACGACCCAAGAATCAACAGCCCCTGCTGTAGTTGTCCCAGAATCCCCTACACTAGTGTCCAGCATACCAAAGTCTCCAACCCCAACTTCACCTGTTCCAACAACAGCCTCCACTACCCCAGAACCAACAGCCCCAGCTTTAGTTAACCCCCACTCTCCTGCTGCAGTATCTGTGAACATGGTGTCTCCAGTCCCACCTTCCTCTGTCCCAGAATCCCCTGCTTCAGTGTCTGACATTGCAGAGTCTGCAATCCCAAATGTGGTTATCACAGAAACCCCAGCAGCAGTACCTGTTGTCTTAGAGTCTCCAACTCCAACCTCACCTGTCCCAGAATCCCCTGCTCCAGTGTCCACTACCCCAGGGTCTCCAACTCCAACCTCACCTGTCCCAGAATCCCCTGCTCCAGT TGTCCACACCTCAGAATCACTCGTCCCATCCATACAGTTCCTAGAATCCC CTGCTCTGGTGTCCACTACCCCAGAGTCTCCAACCCCATCTTCAACTGTCCCAAAATCCTCTGCTCTGGTGTCCAACACCTCTGAATCACTAGTCTCAACCATACTGATCCTAGAATCTCCAGCTTCAGTCTCCACTACCCCAGATTCCCCAACTTCAACCTCGCCCATCCTAGAATCCCAAGCTGCAGTGTCTTTTGTCCCAGTTCCTCCAGCGTCTGCTGTAACAGAGACCACAGAGAAGACTGAACAAGAACCATCACTTAATCTGAG ctccagagaTGACACCCTTGTCGCTCTTTCTGACACTCTCATCTCTTTTGACACGAGTACAAGAAG ACTTAATGGCATCCCCAGCTCCAAGGATGACGACCCAGAGCGAGAGACATCTCCGACAGCGAAGCACGCAGATGACAAACG AGCTGAAGAGACACCAACTCCAGAGCTCAGCAACTGTGTGGCAGTAACAGATGATCTTCTTGCCTTCACTTCTGG tcCTGAAGAACCACCAGAGCCCGTTCCCCCTAGCCCAGGACGTTGGAGCCAGGATCTGCTTGCCGACCTAGGCGG CGAGTCTGAAGAGACCAGAGGCACCCTGGATCTGCTGGCCGACGATGTCACCTTTATCAGCACAGAAGCAGCGGG cctcaacgtggagccagaggaggagaaacaggcgGCAGATGGAATGCGAAG CTCCACGGAGACAGTCACTACAACCACTAAAACTGTCATCATCATTGACAAAGG ACGGAGCACGGACCCAGAGCCTTGGAGCTCGAACGTGACAACCACGGTCGTCGAATCGAG CTTGGCTGATCCGTTTGATCCATATCCGATAGGGAGCACAGCCCCTAACAG CTCGGCTGACCTGCTCCAGCCCGACTCAGATATTCCCATCAACAG TGTTTCAACGACTTATACGGTGAAAAAAGATCCAGGAACCAA CATGAGCAGCGCCACGCTGGGAACCCTCGCAGACGACATCATCCCCATCGACACCGGCGCCGCCAG GCTCAGCACCCGGCGCTCGTGGGCCCGCACATGGGAAACCGGCACCGCTGAGCAAAG CCAAGAAGCTGAGGCAAAAGATGGAGATCAAAAGATGTTTGTCATGTTCGAGAGAAA GTCTGCTGAGAATGACTCCCCGTGGGACAGGTGGACGTCCCCCACCGtttacaccaccaccaccgaggaggaggaggaagaggaggaggaggaggaggagtgcgaTCT GCCTAAGGACACGCAGATGGAGACGGTGACGACCATCACCACTATCAG GGAGATACAGAGTGAGCGGGAGCCGGCCATGGATCA TTACGGAAGCTATTCCAGAACCTTGATAGAAGAGGACCAGCGGCTCCAAACACCGTCACCTGAGGCCAAAAA GCCGTTTGTGTACGTGAAGGAGTACATCAACACGACGGCGTTGTCCTTGCACAGTGCGAG TGGATCAAACTACTCCAG TGGCTCAGAATCATCAACCTGCACCTACTGTGGAAAGCTGGTGGGCAACGATGCCAAGATCACCATCGAGCACCTCAATGTCAACTCACACCCTCACTGCTTCAAG TGTGCAGTCTGCAGTAAACCAATGGGAGACCTTCTCGACAGCATGTTTATCCACGCTGGCAAAGTCAACTGTGAGAGCTGCTACTCCAGAGCTTTTGATTGA
- the znf185 gene encoding zinc finger protein 185 isoform X2, whose product MDGRIKKLPSEWRRRAHQPGVIAGRIHPAARNSEAERTPTSGFLIRGIFTKLDSPSSPTNSFSGSTQIIKKPSESYKKIAPHTVKSSTQNQESLLSEDEQQKRREAASSVLKKSAARQRSYVLSAAKKFESPHDASEPSLDQSNQAFVATRVEIIDDEIAGSATPTTVATTPQPKPRRIVSATSAEEEPAAPKKEATPEAGKEAPPLVPEKDPFEHMKPGCTKVDTPLPELSLECVQSADAGTKAEASQLSGQTDEALVKCPPAIPTLIPPVAAPPKAASPAPEAPAPVSTILKAPAPTPAVPEPTTQESTAPAVVVPESPTLVSSIPKSPTPTSPVPTTASTTPEPTAPALVNPHSPAAVSVNMVSPVPPSSVPESPASVSDIAESAIPNVVITETPAAVPVVLESPTPTSPVPESPAPVSTTPGSPTPTSPVPESPAPVVHTSESLVPSIQFLESPALVSTTPESPTPSSTVPKSSALVSNTSESLVSTILILESPASVSTTPDSPTSTSPILESQAAVSFVPVPPASAVTETTEKTEQEPSLNLSSRDDTLVALSDTLISFDTSTRSSKDDDPERETSPTAKHADDKRAEETPTPELSNCVAVTDDLLAFTSGPEEPPEPVPPSPGRWSQDLLADLGGESEETRGTLDLLADDVTFISTEAAGLNVEPEEEKQAADGMRSSTETVTTTTKTVIIIDKGRSTDPEPWSSNVTTTVVESSLADPFDPYPIGSTAPNSSADLLQPDSDIPINSVSTTYTVKKDPGTNMSSATLGTLADDIIPIDTGAARLSTRRSWARTWETGTAEQSQEAEAKDGDQKMFVMFERKSAENDSPWDRWTSPTVYTTTTEEEEEEEEEEEECDLPKDTQMETVTTITTIREIQSEREPAMDHYGSYSRTLIEEDQRLQTPSPEAKKPFVYVKEYINTTALSLHSASGSNYSSGSESSTCTYCGKLVGNDAKITIEHLNVNSHPHCFKCAVCSKPMGDLLDSMFIHAGKVNCESCYSRAFD is encoded by the exons ATG GATGGCAGAATTAAGAAACTTCCGTCAGAATGGAGACGACGCGCCCACCAGCCCGGTGTCATCGCCGGCCGAATCCACCCAGCCGCCCGCAATTCTGAGGCTGAAAG AACTCCAACCTCAGGCTTCCTGATCAG AGGCATTTTCACCAAACTAGACTCTCCTTCCTCACCGACCAACAGCTTCAG TGGATCGACACAAATCATCAAGAAACCCTCCGAGAGCTACAAGAAAAT AGCCCCCCACACTGTGAAGTCCTCCACACAAAACCAGGAATCCCTGCTTAGCGAGGACGAGCAGCAGAAAAG GAGGGAGGCAGCCAGCAGTGTTCTGAAGAAATCTGCAGCCAGGCAGCGATCGTATGTGCTGTCGGCAGCTAAGAAGTTTGA gtCCCCACATGATGCATCTGAACCATCACTGGACCAAAGCAATCAAGCCTTTGTGGCTACAAG GGTGGAGATAATTGATGACGAGATCGCTGGAAGTGCCACGCCCACAACTGTGGCCACCACACCCCAGCCCAAGCCAAGACGAAT AGTCAGCGCCACATCGGCGGAGGAAGAGCCAGCAGCCCCAAAGAAAGAAGCCACCCCAGAGGCGGGTAAAGAAGCCCCCCCTCTGGTGCCCGAAAAAGACCCATTTGAACACATGAAACCAGGCTGCACCAAAGTGGACACCCCGCTGCCTGAACTCAGCCTGGAGTGTGTTCAATCAGCCGACGCCGGGACAAAAGCTGAAGCCTCACAGCTTTCTGGACAAACTGACGAAGCTCTGGTCAAATGCCCCCCAGCGATCCCAACTCTAATACCACCTGTTGCAGCTCCCCCCAAAGCTGCCTCACCTGCCCCAGAAGCCCCCGCTCCTGTGTCTACCATCCTGAAGGCTCCAGCCCCAACCCCAGCTGTCCCAGAACCTACGACCCAAGAATCAACAGCCCCTGCTGTAGTTGTCCCAGAATCCCCTACACTAGTGTCCAGCATACCAAAGTCTCCAACCCCAACTTCACCTGTTCCAACAACAGCCTCCACTACCCCAGAACCAACAGCCCCAGCTTTAGTTAACCCCCACTCTCCTGCTGCAGTATCTGTGAACATGGTGTCTCCAGTCCCACCTTCCTCTGTCCCAGAATCCCCTGCTTCAGTGTCTGACATTGCAGAGTCTGCAATCCCAAATGTGGTTATCACAGAAACCCCAGCAGCAGTACCTGTTGTCTTAGAGTCTCCAACTCCAACCTCACCTGTCCCAGAATCCCCTGCTCCAGTGTCCACTACCCCAGGGTCTCCAACTCCAACCTCACCTGTCCCAGAATCCCCTGCTCCAGT TGTCCACACCTCAGAATCACTCGTCCCATCCATACAGTTCCTAGAATCCC CTGCTCTGGTGTCCACTACCCCAGAGTCTCCAACCCCATCTTCAACTGTCCCAAAATCCTCTGCTCTGGTGTCCAACACCTCTGAATCACTAGTCTCAACCATACTGATCCTAGAATCTCCAGCTTCAGTCTCCACTACCCCAGATTCCCCAACTTCAACCTCGCCCATCCTAGAATCCCAAGCTGCAGTGTCTTTTGTCCCAGTTCCTCCAGCGTCTGCTGTAACAGAGACCACAGAGAAGACTGAACAAGAACCATCACTTAATCTGAG ctccagagaTGACACCCTTGTCGCTCTTTCTGACACTCTCATCTCTTTTGACACGAGTACAAGAAG CTCCAAGGATGACGACCCAGAGCGAGAGACATCTCCGACAGCGAAGCACGCAGATGACAAACG AGCTGAAGAGACACCAACTCCAGAGCTCAGCAACTGTGTGGCAGTAACAGATGATCTTCTTGCCTTCACTTCTGG tcCTGAAGAACCACCAGAGCCCGTTCCCCCTAGCCCAGGACGTTGGAGCCAGGATCTGCTTGCCGACCTAGGCGG CGAGTCTGAAGAGACCAGAGGCACCCTGGATCTGCTGGCCGACGATGTCACCTTTATCAGCACAGAAGCAGCGGG cctcaacgtggagccagaggaggagaaacaggcgGCAGATGGAATGCGAAG CTCCACGGAGACAGTCACTACAACCACTAAAACTGTCATCATCATTGACAAAGG ACGGAGCACGGACCCAGAGCCTTGGAGCTCGAACGTGACAACCACGGTCGTCGAATCGAG CTTGGCTGATCCGTTTGATCCATATCCGATAGGGAGCACAGCCCCTAACAG CTCGGCTGACCTGCTCCAGCCCGACTCAGATATTCCCATCAACAG TGTTTCAACGACTTATACGGTGAAAAAAGATCCAGGAACCAA CATGAGCAGCGCCACGCTGGGAACCCTCGCAGACGACATCATCCCCATCGACACCGGCGCCGCCAG GCTCAGCACCCGGCGCTCGTGGGCCCGCACATGGGAAACCGGCACCGCTGAGCAAAG CCAAGAAGCTGAGGCAAAAGATGGAGATCAAAAGATGTTTGTCATGTTCGAGAGAAA GTCTGCTGAGAATGACTCCCCGTGGGACAGGTGGACGTCCCCCACCGtttacaccaccaccaccgaggaggaggaggaagaggaggaggaggaggaggagtgcgaTCT GCCTAAGGACACGCAGATGGAGACGGTGACGACCATCACCACTATCAG GGAGATACAGAGTGAGCGGGAGCCGGCCATGGATCA TTACGGAAGCTATTCCAGAACCTTGATAGAAGAGGACCAGCGGCTCCAAACACCGTCACCTGAGGCCAAAAA GCCGTTTGTGTACGTGAAGGAGTACATCAACACGACGGCGTTGTCCTTGCACAGTGCGAG TGGATCAAACTACTCCAG TGGCTCAGAATCATCAACCTGCACCTACTGTGGAAAGCTGGTGGGCAACGATGCCAAGATCACCATCGAGCACCTCAATGTCAACTCACACCCTCACTGCTTCAAG TGTGCAGTCTGCAGTAAACCAATGGGAGACCTTCTCGACAGCATGTTTATCCACGCTGGCAAAGTCAACTGTGAGAGCTGCTACTCCAGAGCTTTTGATTGA